A region of the Helicobacter sp. MIT 05-5293 genome:
CAAAATAAGATATTGTATGATAGGAATAGCCCTAAATAAAGAGGAGTAATCATAGGATTCTTGCTCTTGAATCCGCCCTTTGGTCTGCTCCAAATAATCCCCTATATCTTTGTAATCGCCTTTAAGGATTAAAACATAGCTCGTATAAATGCGATGCTTTAATAATAACTCTATGGCTCTTTTTGTGGCTTGTTGCCCCGCGCTGTCTTTATCAAAGCACAGATAGAAGCTTACCTCTTGGCATATTTTGATAATAGTGTTTAAAAAGCTTATGTTTAAGGCTGTCCCGCATGTGGCTATGGCGTTTTTAAAGCCTAATTTATGCAAGGCTATGGCGTCCATATATCCCTCTACGATAATGGCTTGTTTGCTCTTACTGATTGCACTCTTAGCATGGGATAAAAGATAGGGGGTAAGGGATTTTTTAAAAAGGTGGCTTTCTTGAGAATTGATATATTTAGGGGCATTTGTGAATTTCGCATAAGGGTGTGTGCGTCCGCTCAAAGCGATGATCTTATGCGCGCTGTTTCGTATCGCAAAAATGATTCTGTGAGCAAAAGGCGTATAAATACTGCCTGTTTGTCGTTTTTTAAATATGCCTAACTCTAGGGCTTCTTGCTCTGTAAATATCTGTCTTATTGTGGCTACCTCTGGCATCAAACCTATGCTAAACTCCGCAAAATCATCGTGGGTTAAACCGCGATTAAAAAGATATTGGCTTACCTGGCTATTAGCTAGGAGTGCGTTTTTAGCATAGGTAAAAAGTGTCTCGTATTTTTGGGTGAGTGTTTTGTAATTATCCTTTTTCGTATAGGATTTGATAGTCTCAATCCCGCAAAGCTCCGCGACTTCTTCTACCGCTTCGTTAAAAGAAATATGCTTGTATTCTTGGATAAAGACAAAAACATCTCCGCTTTTGCCACAACCAAAACAAGTAAAAATCCCCTTGCTCTCACTCACAACAAAACTCGCGCTTTTTTCATCGTGAAAAGGGCAGTTTGCTTGGTGGTTCGCTCCTGCCTTTTTGAGCGGGATAAAGCTTGAGATAATATCCACTATATTGGCTTGGGCTTTGATTTGTGCGATGTTTGTTATCATTTACCTAGCTCCTTTTGTGATAAAACTTCGCTAAAAAGCTGTGAATCTGCATAGATAAGCAAATTATTCTCTTTCTCATATCTCAAGTAATCACAAACACACATAATCAAATAAAGATTTTTGCTCATATTGTGTTTTTTTGCGGCTTTTTTTAATTTTTTTATATTTACCTCTCTCAAAAGAAATTTCTTTCTTTTTTTTAGGCATAATGTGTCGTTTAGCCTTTTCATATCCTTCCTCCTTTCCGTATAAAGACCGCTCTACGATGATACTCCTGCTCACATTTAAATATTGCGATAAATACTCAATGGTGTGCAGAATCTTACTATCAAGATAAAAGCTACCGGTATGCACCTTTGCATTTTTAGGCATAGTGTAGCCCCAAAGTTTGGATAAAGCTCAATCCTAACGCATTAAGCCGACTTTGGATAAAAAAGTTTTTCAGCAGCTCCTCTTCTTCATATCGCGTCTTGGTGAAGTCTTTAATCTTGTGATTTTTCGCTTCAAAGTCTGCCTGCTCTTGCACACATTCAAACAAAAGTCTGTAAAAATCATTGCTGTAAATGCGCGATTTTTGATAGGTGGAGAGCTTGACTAAAAACACTTGCAAAAGTCCATTATCTTCAGGCTTTTGATGATCTATCTTGCGCAAAAAGATTGCCAGCTTTTGCACGGCGAAATCATTAAGTTTG
Encoded here:
- the dnaG gene encoding DNA primase, translating into MITNIAQIKAQANIVDIISSFIPLKKAGANHQANCPFHDEKSASFVVSESKGIFTCFGCGKSGDVFVFIQEYKHISFNEAVEEVAELCGIETIKSYTKKDNYKTLTQKYETLFTYAKNALLANSQVSQYLFNRGLTHDDFAEFSIGLMPEVATIRQIFTEQEALELGIFKKRQTGSIYTPFAHRIIFAIRNSAHKIIALSGRTHPYAKFTNAPKYINSQESHLFKKSLTPYLLSHAKSAISKSKQAIIVEGYMDAIALHKLGFKNAIATCGTALNISFLNTIIKICQEVSFYLCFDKDSAGQQATKRAIELLLKHRIYTSYVLILKGDYKDIGDYLEQTKGRIQEQESYDYSSLFRAIPIIQYLILTLLRAAQSPKEKDEIVLYCKSLIDNESNFYQKEYLLKTISSFTKIPKEYFLSKTITKPNHSRILALLYGIYNDEELAFIAKEKLDLSAIPQEYAKDLSAFFETHTLSKEALKIALNTDYAQQWHQNTFYNEIMEFNIAHAKVKQALAKQNKDIPSICALQEYILACKAEIKLNFLF